From the genome of Calidithermus timidus DSM 17022, one region includes:
- the pxpB gene encoding 5-oxoprolinase subunit PxpB → MTLIGFYLRFSERLDPSANARLLALVQALLSDLLPGISDIVPGYVNVYVEFDAERVSRGQVERWLKRHLRALSGAGVGRQVEVPVRYDGIDLPWVAAQTGLSVEEVVRLHSQPEYRVFATGFTPGFPFLGPLDERLRLPRRSNPRPLVPAHAVAVAGNQTGIYPLPSPGGWHLIGTALVPMYDPHRAEPFYLQAGDRVRLVRAEGPPPALPRAISLLPLEPRHPVLQVEEPGLLDLVVDQGRRMGGRLGLAMAGALDGRSARNANALLGNPADAPLLEITLKGPVLRVLSPVVAAFAGYGLVPLVNHEPVGPARSFALRKGDVLSFRQTGEGVRGYLALAGGIESGVFWGSASTDVRGLIGQPLQAGDVLGVAAPKAVRAGFGFHQTALPAQVRVRLLPGPQYSPEALRALCAAPFTLESGDRMGLRLEGPEVPGGELISEATPLGALQITPQGQPIVLLNDRGRIGGYAKPALVHPADLAQLAQLRPGQRVCFVKPGSFGHWDTEYTVA, encoded by the coding sequence ATGACCCTCATCGGCTTCTATCTGCGTTTCTCTGAGCGGCTCGACCCATCGGCCAATGCCCGGCTGCTGGCTTTGGTGCAGGCCTTGCTGTCCGACCTGCTGCCGGGGATCAGCGATATCGTGCCCGGATACGTCAACGTGTATGTCGAGTTCGATGCCGAGCGGGTTTCCAGGGGCCAGGTGGAGCGCTGGCTGAAGAGGCATCTGCGAGCCCTTTCCGGAGCAGGGGTGGGAAGGCAGGTGGAAGTACCGGTGCGCTACGACGGAATAGACCTGCCCTGGGTGGCGGCGCAGACGGGTTTGTCCGTGGAAGAGGTGGTTCGCCTGCACAGCCAGCCCGAGTACCGCGTCTTTGCCACCGGCTTCACGCCGGGCTTTCCCTTCCTGGGGCCCCTGGACGAGCGCCTGCGGCTGCCCCGCCGCAGCAACCCGCGTCCGCTGGTACCGGCCCATGCGGTGGCGGTGGCTGGCAACCAGACCGGCATCTATCCGCTACCCTCGCCAGGAGGATGGCATCTCATCGGCACAGCTCTGGTACCAATGTACGATCCCCACCGCGCGGAGCCCTTCTACCTGCAGGCGGGCGACCGGGTGCGCCTGGTACGTGCCGAGGGCCCCCCTCCGGCCCTGCCGCGGGCAATTTCCCTGTTACCCCTCGAGCCGCGCCATCCGGTCTTGCAGGTGGAGGAGCCGGGACTGCTGGACCTGGTCGTGGATCAGGGACGGCGCATGGGGGGTCGCTTGGGGCTGGCGATGGCGGGAGCGCTGGATGGGCGCTCAGCCCGCAACGCCAACGCACTGCTGGGCAACCCCGCCGACGCCCCCTTGCTGGAAATCACCCTCAAAGGCCCCGTCCTGCGCGTGCTCTCGCCGGTGGTGGCGGCTTTTGCAGGCTATGGTCTGGTCCCGCTGGTCAACCATGAACCGGTGGGGCCAGCCCGGAGCTTTGCCCTGCGCAAGGGGGACGTGCTGAGCTTTCGGCAGACCGGAGAGGGGGTGCGGGGCTATCTGGCCCTGGCCGGTGGCATCGAAAGCGGGGTGTTCTGGGGCAGTGCCAGCACCGATGTCAGGGGCCTGATCGGCCAACCCTTGCAGGCTGGGGACGTGCTGGGGGTAGCAGCGCCTAAAGCGGTGCGGGCCGGGTTTGGCTTCCATCAGACTGCCCTGCCTGCCCAGGTGCGCGTCCGACTGCTGCCCGGACCACAGTACAGCCCGGAGGCTCTGCGGGCGCTTTGTGCAGCCCCCTTCACCCTCGAGTCGGGGGATCGCATGGGCTTGCGGCTGGAGGGGCCCGAGGTCCCGGGTGGCGAACTCATCAGCGAGGCCACCCCGCTGGGAGCCTTGCAGATCACCCCCCAGGGCCAGCCCATCGTTTTGCTCAACGACCGGGGGCGCATCGGCGGCTACGCCAAACCGGCACTGGTTCATCCGGCCGATCTGGCCCAACTGGCCCAGTTGCGTCCAGGGCAGCGGGTGTGCTTCGTAAAGCCTGGTTCGTTCGGACACTGGGACACCGAATACACCGTCGCATAG
- a CDS encoding metal-sulfur cluster assembly factor translates to MNPLEEQARRLLTQVYDPELGLDVVNLGLIYDLRVEPPTAYVRMTLTTPGCPLHDSLQEAVRRALGGLPGVEAVRVELVWNPPWTPARLSPEARKALGWG, encoded by the coding sequence ATGAACCCTTTGGAAGAACAAGCCCGCCGCCTGCTCACCCAGGTCTACGACCCCGAGTTGGGGCTGGACGTGGTCAACCTCGGCCTGATCTACGACCTTCGCGTAGAGCCACCCACCGCCTACGTGCGGATGACCCTCACCACCCCCGGCTGCCCCCTGCACGACTCCCTGCAGGAAGCCGTGCGCCGGGCCCTCGGCGGGCTCCCCGGCGTCGAGGCGGTCAGGGTCGAGCTGGTCTGGAACCCGCCCTGGACCCCCGCGCGGCTTTCGCCCGAGGCCCGCAAGGCGCTGGGCTGGGGCTAA
- a CDS encoding DUF2249 domain-containing protein → MIRPEMRVSELLEAHPQLLGVLIEASPAFAKLKNPLLRRTMPRLVTLAQAARIGGLEPGALIERLNRALGLEVAGEKASVGNESKLGTPPPDWLAAPVGFHLDVRPILAAGGEPFGAIMAAAREVAAGQRLCLEAPFEPLPLYRVMQRQGFVAWCEQLGPEHYRVHFLREREQEAKGRAARTLGEADWASYAAEVTIEANLEPPLPMMRVLEALARLEPGQRLRVHHVRRPVHLLARLAQDGHPYALRELGPGQVELLIEKRS, encoded by the coding sequence GTGATCCGGCCCGAGATGCGGGTGAGCGAACTGCTCGAAGCGCATCCCCAGCTTCTGGGGGTGCTCATCGAGGCCAGCCCGGCTTTTGCCAAGCTCAAAAACCCCCTGCTGCGGCGCACCATGCCCCGGTTGGTCACCCTGGCCCAGGCCGCGCGGATTGGGGGGCTCGAGCCCGGCGCGCTGATCGAGCGGCTCAACCGGGCCCTGGGCCTCGAGGTCGCCGGAGAGAAGGCTTCGGTGGGCAACGAGTCGAAGTTGGGAACCCCGCCGCCCGACTGGCTGGCCGCCCCGGTGGGCTTTCACCTGGACGTGCGGCCCATCCTGGCCGCGGGGGGCGAGCCTTTCGGGGCCATCATGGCCGCGGCGCGCGAGGTGGCCGCAGGGCAGCGGTTGTGCCTGGAGGCCCCCTTCGAGCCGCTGCCCCTGTACCGGGTGATGCAGCGCCAGGGCTTCGTGGCCTGGTGCGAGCAGCTGGGCCCCGAGCACTACCGGGTGCACTTCCTGCGAGAGCGGGAGCAAGAAGCAAAGGGCCGCGCGGCGCGAACCCTGGGTGAAGCCGACTGGGCAAGCTACGCCGCCGAGGTCACCATCGAGGCCAACCTCGAGCCCCCCCTGCCCATGATGCGGGTGCTGGAGGCCTTGGCCCGCCTCGAGCCCGGCCAGCGGCTGCGGGTACATCACGTGCGCCGCCCGGTACACCTGCTGGCGCGGCTGGCACAGGACGGCCACCCCTATGCCCTGCGCGAGCTCGGCCCGGGCCAGGTCGAGCTGCTGATCGAGAAAAGGAGCTAA
- a CDS encoding phosphoribosylanthranilate isomerase encodes MVKAKICGITRLEDALLAERWGAWALGFILVPSSKRYRPPEHYALISRVLGPFVARVGVFQDAPPEAVLEAMRTARLQVVQLHGDEPPEWAEALRSHFPVVKAFKLSGPADPRLADYPADALLLDGASPGSGQGYPLEWLEPLRHHPRLIVAGGLTPENLGPVLALKPYAVDVSSGVEEAVGLKSPDKLRAFLQAVDNSRSIVEACG; translated from the coding sequence GTGGTCAAGGCCAAGATCTGCGGGATCACCCGCCTCGAGGACGCCCTCCTGGCCGAGCGCTGGGGGGCCTGGGCGCTGGGCTTCATCCTGGTGCCCAGCTCCAAGCGCTACCGCCCTCCTGAGCACTATGCCCTCATCAGCCGGGTGCTGGGGCCCTTCGTCGCCCGCGTGGGGGTGTTTCAGGATGCGCCCCCCGAGGCGGTGCTCGAGGCCATGCGCACCGCCCGCCTCCAGGTGGTGCAACTCCACGGCGACGAGCCCCCCGAGTGGGCCGAGGCCCTGCGCTCGCACTTCCCGGTCGTCAAGGCCTTCAAACTCTCCGGCCCCGCCGATCCCCGCCTCGCCGACTACCCTGCCGACGCTTTGCTGCTCGACGGCGCGAGTCCCGGCAGCGGCCAGGGTTACCCGCTGGAGTGGCTCGAGCCCCTCCGCCACCACCCCCGCCTGATCGTGGCAGGGGGCCTGACCCCCGAGAATCTGGGCCCGGTTTTGGCCCTCAAGCCCTACGCCGTGGACGTCTCGAGCGGGGTCGAAGAGGCTGTAGGGCTCAAATCCCCCGATAAGCTGCGGGCTTTTTTGCAAGCTGTGGATAATTCCCGGTCAATTGTGGAAGCCTGTGGATAA
- a CDS encoding DUF2249 domain-containing protein, translating into MQTLRTLDVRAIAPRERHPTIFNLFDSLEPGTAFELVNDHDPKPLFYQFSAERSGRFAWAYLEQGPEVWRVRIGKKG; encoded by the coding sequence ATGCAGACCCTGCGAACCCTGGATGTCCGCGCCATCGCTCCCCGCGAACGCCACCCCACCATCTTCAACCTCTTCGACAGCCTCGAGCCCGGCACTGCCTTCGAGTTGGTCAACGACCACGACCCCAAGCCGCTCTTCTACCAGTTCAGCGCCGAGCGCAGCGGGCGCTTCGCCTGGGCGTACCTCGAGCAAGGCCCCGAGGTCTGGCGGGTGAGGATCGGCAAGAAGGGGTAG
- a CDS encoding aspartate aminotransferase family protein, which translates to MVQHAHIDRSKVQALMEREKALFAECHPQSQALHRRSQESLLAGVPMHWMTRWPGGFPLFVAEARGATFRDVDGLEYIDLCLGDTGAMTGHSPPAVLPKITEQLAKGITTMLPSENAFWVAEELQRRFGLKYWQFALSATDANRFALRLARAVTARPKVLVFNGCYHGTVDEAYVSLVGGEARSRPGNIGPQVDPTLTSKVVEWNDLEALEAALAPGDVAAVLAEPVMTNVGIVHPEPGYHQALRELTRKYGTLLILDETHTLSAGPGGYTRTHGLEPDLLTVGKPLGSGIPAAAYGFTEEFGHRAQTAIQPPYADTGGIGGTLAANALSLAAMRATLEHVLTEEAYERMIALAERLEWGVKGVIAKYKLPWHVTRVGCRVEYLFRPNPARNGSEALAGQDPDLDPFIHLYMLNRGVLLTPFHNMALMSPATLEEHVDRHTEVFTQAVKELL; encoded by the coding sequence ATGGTCCAGCACGCCCATATCGACCGCAGCAAAGTCCAAGCCCTGATGGAGCGCGAGAAGGCCCTCTTCGCCGAGTGCCACCCTCAGTCCCAGGCGCTCCACCGGCGCAGCCAGGAGTCCCTGCTGGCCGGGGTCCCCATGCACTGGATGACCCGCTGGCCCGGCGGCTTCCCGCTCTTCGTGGCCGAGGCCAGAGGGGCCACCTTCCGCGACGTGGACGGCCTCGAGTATATAGACCTCTGCCTGGGCGACACCGGGGCCATGACCGGGCACTCCCCACCCGCCGTGCTGCCCAAGATCACCGAGCAGCTCGCCAAGGGCATCACCACCATGCTGCCCAGCGAGAACGCCTTCTGGGTCGCCGAGGAGTTGCAGCGCCGCTTCGGCCTGAAGTACTGGCAGTTCGCCCTCAGCGCCACCGACGCCAACCGCTTCGCGCTCAGGCTGGCCCGCGCCGTCACCGCTCGCCCCAAGGTGCTGGTGTTCAACGGCTGCTACCACGGCACGGTGGACGAGGCCTACGTGAGCTTGGTGGGCGGCGAGGCCCGAAGCCGCCCCGGTAACATCGGGCCGCAGGTCGACCCCACCCTCACCTCCAAGGTGGTGGAGTGGAACGACCTGGAAGCCCTCGAGGCCGCCTTAGCCCCCGGCGACGTGGCCGCGGTGCTGGCCGAGCCGGTGATGACCAACGTGGGCATCGTGCACCCCGAGCCGGGCTACCACCAGGCCCTGCGCGAGCTGACCCGCAAGTACGGCACCCTGCTGATCCTCGACGAGACCCACACCCTCTCGGCGGGGCCGGGGGGCTACACCCGCACGCACGGCCTCGAGCCCGACCTGCTCACCGTGGGCAAGCCGCTGGGGAGTGGCATCCCCGCCGCCGCCTACGGCTTCACCGAGGAGTTCGGGCACAGGGCGCAGACCGCCATCCAGCCCCCCTACGCCGATACGGGGGGCATCGGGGGCACCCTGGCCGCCAACGCGCTCTCGCTGGCGGCGATGCGGGCCACGCTCGAGCACGTCCTCACCGAGGAGGCCTACGAGCGCATGATCGCGCTGGCCGAGCGGCTGGAGTGGGGCGTGAAGGGCGTGATCGCCAAGTACAAGCTCCCCTGGCACGTCACCCGCGTGGGCTGCCGCGTCGAGTACCTCTTCCGCCCCAACCCCGCTCGAAACGGCTCCGAGGCCCTGGCCGGCCAGGACCCCGACCTCGACCCCTTCATCCACCTCTACATGCTCAACCGCGGTGTCCTGCTCACCCCCTTCCACAACATGGCGCTGATGTCGCCGGCGACGCTCGAGGAGCACGTGGACCGGCATACCGAGGTGTTCACGCAGGCGGTGAAGGAGTTGCTGTAG
- a CDS encoding indolepyruvate ferredoxin oxidoreductase subunit alpha, with translation MPHVIAEPCIGVKDRSCQEVCPVECIYDGGDQLYIHPDECIDCGACVPACPVSAIYPEEDLPEQWMSYIEKNRRLSQGPNRHRLEG, from the coding sequence ATGCCCCATGTGATCGCTGAGCCATGCATCGGCGTGAAGGACCGCAGTTGCCAGGAGGTCTGCCCGGTAGAGTGCATCTACGACGGGGGCGATCAGCTTTACATCCACCCCGACGAGTGCATCGACTGCGGGGCTTGTGTGCCGGCCTGCCCGGTTTCGGCCATCTACCCCGAGGAAGACCTGCCCGAGCAGTGGATGAGCTACATCGAGAAAAACCGCCGGCTCTCCCAGGGCCCTAACCGCCACCGCCTGGAGGGATAA
- a CDS encoding cupin domain-containing protein yields the protein MTLTYHYLPDLHQEAAVQPDGILSRVLHNEGGVRTVIFAFDAGQELTEHTASRPAIVQVLSGTGTLRLGPDALEARPGTWAYMPAGLVHAIRAESPLTLLLTLLPKE from the coding sequence ATGACCCTTACCTACCACTACCTCCCCGACCTCCACCAGGAAGCCGCCGTCCAGCCCGACGGCATCTTGAGCCGCGTACTGCACAACGAGGGCGGCGTCCGCACGGTGATCTTCGCCTTCGACGCGGGGCAGGAGCTCACCGAGCACACCGCCAGCAGGCCCGCCATCGTACAAGTTCTCTCCGGCACAGGCACCCTCAGGCTGGGGCCGGATGCGCTCGAGGCCCGCCCCGGCACCTGGGCCTATATGCCCGCCGGGCTGGTCCACGCCATCCGGGCCGAAAGTCCCCTCACCCTGCTGCTAACCTTGCTCCCCAAGGAGTGA
- a CDS encoding YwiC-like family protein has translation MAAQPKTVKVPLKTVALPNEHGGWGFTLEPILLGLLVAPTLAGLGLGLCALAAFFTRHPLKLWLADVRKGQRFPRTPVAGRFALAYGSIGALGLLLALVRAEGPFYWPLLAALPLIAVQLWFDAHNKGRNLLPELAGAIAMGSVAAGIGLAGGLEPSLALGLWLALAARAYAAIHYARTQVMRARGLTVPFRPAYLAQLIAVGGLLLGATAGWVPWLGVLAVGLLLPFSAYTFARPPVPARVVGWSQMAFGLLVVALTALGARM, from the coding sequence ATGGCCGCACAGCCCAAGACCGTCAAAGTTCCGCTCAAGACCGTGGCCTTGCCCAACGAGCACGGAGGCTGGGGATTTACGCTCGAGCCCATCCTGCTGGGCTTGCTGGTTGCCCCCACGCTCGCCGGGCTGGGGCTGGGCCTCTGCGCCTTGGCGGCCTTCTTCACCCGCCACCCGCTCAAGCTCTGGCTGGCCGACGTGCGCAAGGGCCAGCGCTTCCCCCGCACGCCTGTTGCGGGGCGCTTTGCCCTGGCCTATGGCAGCATCGGGGCGCTGGGCCTGCTTTTGGCCTTGGTGAGGGCCGAGGGGCCTTTTTACTGGCCCTTGCTCGCCGCCCTTCCGCTCATCGCCGTGCAGCTGTGGTTCGACGCGCACAACAAGGGCCGCAACCTGCTGCCCGAGCTCGCCGGGGCCATCGCGATGGGCTCGGTGGCAGCGGGGATCGGGCTGGCGGGGGGCTTAGAGCCTTCGCTGGCGCTGGGGTTGTGGCTGGCGCTGGCTGCGCGCGCATATGCCGCCATCCACTACGCCCGCACCCAGGTGATGCGGGCCAGGGGGCTCACCGTTCCCTTCCGCCCCGCCTACCTGGCCCAGCTCATCGCCGTCGGCGGGCTGCTGCTGGGGGCTACCGCCGGCTGGGTTCCTTGGCTGGGCGTGCTGGCGGTGGGGCTGTTGCTGCCCTTCTCGGCCTACACCTTCGCCCGGCCCCCGGTGCCCGCGAGGGTGGTGGGCTGGAGCCAGATGGCCTTTGGGCTGCTGGTGGTGGCCCTTACCGCGCTGGGTGCGCGGATGTAG
- a CDS encoding LamB/YcsF family protein, protein MRVDLNADAGESFGQWKLGRDEALFPLISSVNVACGFHAGDPLTIKHTLALAQQTGLAVGAHPGFPDLVGFGRRELAATPDEVYADVLYQVGALSAFLKAVGIPLHHVKPHGALYNRATRDLQTARAIAQAVKDFDPGVPLVVLPGTPLESEAQELGLSTVAEAFPERGYSRDGRLAPRGSAGAWIYDPALAARRAVQMVVKGQVEAVDGGLVPIRAQTLCIHGDNPQAVEIAIAVRSALLAEGVAIESY, encoded by the coding sequence ATGCGAGTAGACCTCAATGCCGATGCCGGCGAATCCTTTGGTCAGTGGAAGTTGGGCCGAGATGAAGCGCTGTTTCCCCTGATCAGCTCGGTCAACGTGGCCTGCGGCTTTCACGCCGGCGACCCCCTGACCATAAAACATACCCTGGCCCTGGCCCAACAAACCGGCCTGGCGGTGGGGGCCCACCCTGGCTTCCCCGACCTGGTGGGCTTTGGGCGGCGCGAGTTGGCGGCCACGCCCGATGAGGTGTATGCCGACGTGCTCTACCAGGTGGGGGCCTTGAGCGCCTTTCTGAAGGCGGTGGGCATCCCCCTGCACCACGTCAAGCCCCACGGCGCGCTGTACAACCGGGCCACCAGAGACCTCCAGACGGCTCGAGCGATCGCCCAAGCAGTCAAGGACTTCGACCCTGGGGTTCCGCTGGTGGTACTACCCGGCACGCCGCTGGAGTCCGAGGCGCAAGAACTGGGGCTCTCCACCGTGGCCGAGGCCTTCCCCGAACGCGGGTACAGCCGCGACGGGCGCTTGGCTCCGCGTGGCAGCGCCGGGGCCTGGATTTACGACCCCGCCCTAGCCGCACGGCGGGCCGTGCAGATGGTGGTCAAAGGCCAGGTGGAGGCGGTGGATGGGGGCCTGGTGCCGATACGCGCACAAACCCTGTGCATCCACGGCGACAACCCGCAGGCGGTGGAGATCGCCATAGCCGTGCGGAGCGCACTGCTGGCCGAAGGCGTCGCAATCGAGAGCTACTGA
- a CDS encoding Crp/Fnr family transcriptional regulator, with protein MTHSPQVQEILAQSPLFQGLGAPELEALAAVASLRSLPKGETLFLEGDPVHALFIVARGVIKVYKMDPQGRRQIVLHLEGPYHAVAAVAVFLEKPHYPACAEALEDSLLLAIPTEAFQRLLETHPALSRALIRFLARRQGQLVHLLDRLVFHEVAARLAEYLLGRLEAEGQGFSLPTNPELAALLGTVPEAVSRKLGELFRRGLIRLAERRVWIDDPAALREVAEA; from the coding sequence ATGACCCACAGCCCTCAGGTCCAGGAGATCCTGGCCCAGAGCCCCCTCTTCCAGGGCCTCGGCGCGCCCGAGCTCGAGGCCCTGGCCGCCGTGGCCAGCCTGCGCTCCTTGCCCAAGGGAGAGACGCTGTTCCTCGAGGGTGACCCCGTCCACGCGCTGTTCATCGTGGCGCGGGGGGTAATCAAGGTCTACAAGATGGACCCTCAGGGACGGCGCCAGATAGTGCTGCACCTCGAGGGCCCCTACCATGCGGTGGCCGCGGTGGCCGTCTTTCTGGAGAAGCCTCATTACCCAGCCTGTGCCGAAGCCCTGGAGGACAGCCTCCTGCTGGCCATCCCCACCGAAGCCTTCCAACGCCTGCTCGAGACCCACCCCGCCCTCTCCCGCGCCCTCATCCGCTTCCTGGCCCGCCGCCAGGGGCAGCTCGTACACCTGCTCGACCGGCTGGTGTTCCACGAGGTTGCAGCCCGCCTGGCCGAGTACCTGCTGGGGCGGCTGGAGGCTGAGGGCCAGGGCTTTAGCCTGCCCACCAACCCCGAGCTCGCCGCGTTGCTAGGCACCGTCCCCGAGGCGGTGAGCCGCAAACTGGGCGAGCTGTTTCGCCGAGGGCTCATCCGGCTCGCCGAGCGCCGGGTCTGGATCGACGACCCCGCCGCTCTGCGCGAGGTGGCCGAGGCCTGA
- a CDS encoding putative bifunctional diguanylate cyclase/phosphodiesterase, with product MALLLLYILAFPQLYAASGRGAAALSAIWLFLLGWAGGPTAGLLWGTANIPLHLGLYDRVGLSPNEQLLHIFSPGFITGVLTGWAAGQIRQLVEAYRFKERALRFLARLGSLTAKAASEEELLHMVPILATEVGSYCCSILWRAHPDGRLEPVAWASPDDCLQVREGHFEVVREDRVLARAALGGLRWDQGSLAASRAIREGRAVVQPDVVRLPAYPMSELARALRYRAVLGAPIWVDGQIWGALVVAAAEPRAFADEKSSLLEEAARGVGMALERLALRLTLEELAMGDALTGLLNRHGFLERASAVLEAARAEGKSAILLFLDLDRFKVVNDTLGHAAGDRLLAEAAQRLQGVIGGQNPLGRVGGDEFAVLLYGSSDSGALQVARQVREALRRPFNQAQQFFTLSASLGMARFPQDGLELNELLRKADIAMYQAKRSGDGMCFFDASSDRVLHERLELERGLRQALAEGEIQLYYQPVVSLPSGAVAFFETLARWRIPPGVFVPLAEEVGLSWELDCYILSRALAQLAAWEHKGYPATLSVNLSPRSLTEAGLPDFLQAELRRHRLSPRRLILEITEGAVVSQGGRAALNRLKSTGVVLALDDFGTGYSSLEQLKTLPVELIKVARPFVKDAGHGPKDTAVVRAVLTLAQEMGLLAVAEGVESETQRDLLERIGYRLLQGYLFSKPLPAEEALSWKPPAPSEHP from the coding sequence TTGGCCCTGCTTCTCCTCTACATCCTGGCCTTCCCTCAGCTCTACGCGGCTTCTGGCCGAGGGGCCGCAGCCCTATCTGCCATCTGGCTTTTCCTCCTGGGTTGGGCTGGCGGGCCCACCGCGGGCTTGTTGTGGGGCACGGCCAACATCCCCCTGCACCTGGGCCTCTATGACAGGGTGGGATTATCCCCCAACGAACAACTGCTCCACATCTTCTCACCCGGCTTCATCACCGGAGTGCTCACCGGCTGGGCGGCGGGCCAGATACGCCAGCTCGTGGAGGCCTATCGCTTCAAGGAGCGGGCCCTGCGCTTTTTAGCCCGCCTGGGGTCCCTTACGGCCAAGGCCGCGAGCGAGGAAGAGCTCTTGCACATGGTGCCCATCCTGGCCACCGAGGTCGGGAGTTATTGCTGCTCCATCCTCTGGCGAGCCCATCCCGATGGGCGGCTCGAGCCCGTAGCCTGGGCGTCACCGGACGACTGCCTGCAGGTGCGGGAGGGGCACTTCGAGGTCGTGCGCGAGGACAGGGTCCTGGCCCGTGCCGCTCTGGGAGGGCTACGCTGGGATCAGGGCTCGCTCGCCGCCAGCCGAGCAATTCGCGAAGGACGCGCGGTCGTGCAGCCGGACGTCGTCCGCCTACCCGCTTATCCCATGAGCGAACTGGCCCGCGCCCTGCGCTACCGCGCGGTGCTGGGTGCCCCCATTTGGGTAGATGGCCAGATCTGGGGGGCTCTGGTGGTGGCCGCCGCCGAGCCCAGGGCTTTTGCCGATGAGAAAAGCTCGCTCCTGGAGGAGGCAGCCCGCGGGGTGGGCATGGCCCTGGAGCGCCTGGCGTTGCGGCTGACGCTGGAGGAGCTGGCCATGGGGGATGCCCTGACCGGCCTGCTCAACCGGCATGGCTTCCTCGAGCGGGCCTCCGCCGTGCTGGAGGCAGCCAGAGCCGAGGGCAAATCGGCCATACTGCTGTTTTTGGACCTAGACCGCTTCAAGGTGGTCAACGACACCCTGGGCCACGCCGCCGGGGACCGACTGCTGGCCGAAGCAGCCCAGCGGTTACAGGGGGTCATCGGCGGGCAGAATCCCCTGGGCCGGGTGGGCGGGGACGAGTTCGCCGTGCTCCTGTACGGCTCCTCCGATTCGGGAGCCTTGCAGGTAGCGCGGCAGGTGCGTGAAGCTTTGCGACGGCCCTTCAATCAGGCCCAGCAGTTCTTCACCCTCAGCGCCAGCCTGGGGATGGCTCGCTTTCCCCAGGACGGCCTCGAGCTCAACGAGCTGCTGCGTAAAGCCGATATCGCCATGTACCAGGCCAAGCGCTCCGGCGACGGGATGTGCTTCTTCGACGCAAGCAGCGACCGGGTGCTGCACGAGCGGCTGGAGCTGGAACGGGGCTTGCGGCAGGCTCTGGCCGAGGGCGAAATTCAGCTCTACTACCAACCCGTGGTCTCCTTGCCCAGTGGGGCTGTGGCCTTCTTCGAAACCCTGGCCCGCTGGCGGATTCCCCCCGGCGTGTTCGTGCCGCTGGCGGAGGAGGTGGGGCTGTCGTGGGAGCTGGACTGCTACATCCTCTCCCGCGCCCTAGCCCAACTCGCGGCCTGGGAGCACAAAGGCTACCCGGCCACGCTGAGCGTCAACCTCTCCCCCCGCTCCCTCACCGAAGCCGGGCTGCCGGATTTCTTGCAGGCCGAACTGCGGCGCCATCGCCTCTCGCCTCGGCGCCTGATCCTGGAGATCACCGAGGGGGCGGTGGTCAGCCAGGGGGGAAGGGCCGCCCTGAACCGGCTCAAAAGCACCGGGGTGGTCCTGGCCCTCGACGACTTCGGTACCGGCTATTCCTCCCTCGAGCAGCTCAAGACGCTGCCGGTGGAGCTGATCAAGGTGGCCCGGCCCTTCGTCAAAGATGCGGGCCATGGCCCCAAGGACACCGCCGTGGTGCGGGCCGTGCTCACCCTGGCCCAGGAGATGGGTCTGTTGGCCGTAGCGGAGGGCGTGGAGAGCGAGACTCAGCGGGATCTGCTCGAGCGCATCGGCTACCGGCTGTTGCAGGGCTACCTCTTCTCCAAACCCCTCCCTGCCGAGGAGGCCCTGTCCTGGAAGCCACCCGCCCCTTCCGAGCACCCCTGA